The sequence below is a genomic window from Gossypium hirsutum isolate 1008001.06 chromosome A11, Gossypium_hirsutum_v2.1, whole genome shotgun sequence.
AAAAGTTACTAAATTGTCCCTGAATTTGGCtatttttgcattttagccctggtaagttcatacggtttaatttagtataatttgcAATGTTATATTGACTTGTAAATTATGATTTGTTTAAAAATTGTATATATACAATGTATTATTCATAAAGTTTATTCAAGATGGGAAATGTAATTGATTTGTAAGGTATTATGAGGTTTTATGTATCGAGCCCagatgaacataggataggatacaattggcatgacAATAGGTTATATTGCGTGCTGTATGGGATTGAATTGTGATGAGATAATGACTCTTGACTTGTTATTATCCATTGAATATACTAGAGTCAagcatttgttgtggactatCGTGTTAAATTTACAGTGATTCTAATGTGTTACTGGGGAAGGATGTAAAGCCTACGGTCTAGGCACTTGGTGCCTAGGCTTGTTCTCAGTTagtttagctcgtttgagctttcTAGCATGTCTTGGATGGATAACTGCATATCCGCATTTGTTTATATCATTCATTGAGAAGATTTTCAATGGTTAAATGACTAGTTTTTGAATTATACAAACGCTTACATGATTTTTCAATGTTATAGCGTGACTTGATATTGAATAATCTTCTATGATTGATTAGATTAggcaacttatatatatatatacaaagctcACATGTTGATTAGTTGTGGTTGACAAGattaatgtttattaacattgttattatatgattTGCTATGTTTATACggtaaattttatcatttcgacctgtgaacttactaagctctattgaAGCTTACTCGTGCATTTTTCCTTGTAGATATTGTTTTGTGGAATCGGGTGAACTtactaaaatatttgatttcaaaAAGTTGATTGACTAAATCAAAAAATCAATAGTTGCGTGACAAAAAAGAACTAATGACATAATTgggtgactatttttgtagtttacccttttaattTTGCTCACAAATCAGGGCTACCTTTTATTATGCCATTAGGCCcatttgaagaaaaaagaaaccaGTCCTAGCCCACGAATCAGTATTGGAACACAGAATTTGGAAATGTAAAGTATTGCCTACACCATAAATACCATAACCAAGAAGCAATCcggaaatcaatttttaaaatttgaatttaaacagAAGCTTTGGGAGAGGAGAAGAATCGAGAAAAATGGCAACAACATCGAAGAACATGAATGTTTTCTACAGGCAGAAGAAGAACGGCACTACCTCTACCGGAAAAAAATCAACTAAAAGCCCATCTCCCAAACACGCCGCTACTTTCGGTTCCGAAATCACCCAACCCCCTGCTCTTGTTTCTCATGGCGGTTCACTCGATCTCAAAggtcactctcttttgcttttctTTCTGGAAATGGATATTTACAAAAAGCTAAAAttattgtttcttttctttgaggGGAACAGATGATTTTGATGAACAAGAGCAAGTGTTAAGGCAATTTGATATGAACATGGCATACGGGCCGTGTATGGGGATAACGCGGCTGGATCGGTGGGAAAGAGCTCAAAGAATGGGGCTAAACCCTCCTAAAGAGATTGAAAGCCTTTTGAAAGGTGGGAAAGTGAAGTTAGAAAGTTTATTTGATGGTCgtgtttagttaattagtagGTAGCATAATAGTAGTATTATGTATGTTTAGCTAAAATCAGACAGCTTCTGGCTGTGCTTCTGGTTGGGTGTTTTTAAATGTTGTGATGAATCTGGAAAGTTGTTTTGGTCTTAATCCATGTGGGATTTTATGAAATTTGCACTAGCAAATTGCTTGTTGTAGTATGAGTGAGTTATTTGGCTGTTCCAAGCTCGGATTCTAAATCCCCTTTCCTAACAACTCCTCGGTGAATGAAAATTGATCTTAGTTGATTAGCTTTTGAAACTCACATCTGCAGGTTGATATTTGATGCG
It includes:
- the LOC107890121 gene encoding uncharacterized protein; the protein is MATTSKNMNVFYRQKKNGTTSTGKKSTKSPSPKHAATFGSEITQPPALVSHGGSLDLKDDFDEQEQVLRQFDMNMAYGPCMGITRLDRWERAQRMGLNPPKEIESLLKGGKVKLESLFDGRV